One Cygnus atratus isolate AKBS03 ecotype Queensland, Australia chromosome 6, CAtr_DNAZoo_HiC_assembly, whole genome shotgun sequence DNA segment encodes these proteins:
- the SP5 gene encoding transcription factor Sp5: MAAVAVLRNDSLQAFLQDRTPSASPDLAKHSPLALLAATCSRIGQPGAPPSDFLQVSYDPTLGSPSRIFHPWSGEMPAHSPGGLPPPHPSLGLTPQKNHLQPSFGGAHELPLTPPADPSYPYEFSPVKMLPSSMAALPASCPPAYVPYAAQAALPPGYSNLLPPAQPCRQLSPNPPPEDIPWWSIQQPGAPAGCGHRFPAAAALPRSLVLGHSDFAQYQTQIAALLQTKSPLAATARRCRRCRCPNCQSAAGSAPEAEPGKKKQHICHIPGCGKVYGKTSHLKAHLRWHTGERPFVCNWLFCGKSFTRSDELQRHLRTHTGEKRFVCPECGKRFMRSDHLAKHVKTHQNKKLKAAADGVKREDGRDL, from the exons ATGGCCGCGGTGGCCGTCCTCCGGAACGACTCCCTCCAGGCTTTCCTCCAG GACCGCACCCCCAGCGCCTCCCCGGACTTGGCCAAGCACTCGCCGCTGGCTCTTCTGGCCGCCACCTGTAGCCGGATCGGACAGCCGGGCGCGCCGCCCTCGGATTTCCTGCAGGTCTCCTACGACCCGACGCTGGGATCCCCCTCCAGGATCTTCCACCCGTGGAGCGGCGAGATGCCCGCGCACTccccgggggggctgccgccgccgcaccccagcctggggctgaCCCCGCAGAAGAACCACCTGCAGCCCTCCTTCGGGGGGGCGCACGAGCTGCCCCTCACCCCCCCGGCGGACCCCTCCTACCCCTACGAGTTCTCCCCCGTCAAGATGCTGCCCTCCTCCATGGCCGCCCTGCCGGCCAGCTGCCCCCCCGCCTACGTCCCGTACGCCGCCCAGGCCGCCCTGCCGCCCGGCTACTCCAACCTGCTGCCGCCGGCGCAGCCCTGCCGGCAGCTCTCGCCCAACCCGCCGCCCGAGGACATCCCCTGGTGGAGCATCCAGCAGCCCGGCGCCCCGGCCGGCTGCGGCCACCGcttccccgccgccgccgcgctgccgcGGAGCCTGGTGCTGGGCCACTCGGACTTCGCCCAGTACCAGACGCAGATCGCCGCCCTGCTGCAGACCAAGTCTCCCCTGGCGGCCACGGCCAGGAGGtgccgccgctgccgctgccccaACTGCCAGTCGGCCGCGGGCAGCGCCCCGGAGGCGGAGCCGGGCAAGAAGAAGCAGCACATCTGCCACATCCCCGGCTGCGGCAAGGTGTACGGCAAGACGTCGCACCTGAAGGCGCACCTGCGCTGGCACACGGGCGAGCGGCCCTTCGTCTGCAACTGGCTCTTCTGCGGCAAGAGCTTCACCCGCTCCGACGAGCTGCAGCGGCACCTGCGGACTCACACGGGCGAGAAGCGCTTCGTCTGCCCCGAGTGCGGGAAGCGCTTCATGCGCAGCGACCACCTGGCCAAGCACGTCAAGACCCACCAGAACAAGAAGCTGAAGGCGGCGGCGGACGGTGTCAAGCGGGAGGACGGCCGCGACCTGTGA